The Garciella nitratireducens DSM 15102 DNA window TAGTTTGTGCAGCAGGAATGAGTACAAGTTTGTTGGTTTCTAAAATGAAAAAAGCTGCAGAAAAAAAAGGGATAGAAGCAGACATCTTTTCAGTTGCAGCTCAAGAAGCAGAAGAAACAGTAAAAAGAAAGCATGTAGATGTAGTACTTTTAGGACCACAGGTAAGGTATAGAAAAGAACAATTTCAAAAATCGTTAGGAGGGATTTCAGTTGAAGCCATTGATATGAAATATTATGGAACTATGAATGGAGAAAAAGTATTAGAGCAAGCACTTAGTTTAATAAAGGAATAAGTTTTTACATTTTAGAGATAGAAAAAGGAGGGGTAAAAATGGAGAAATTTATGGATATCTTAGAGAAAAAAATGGTTCCCATTGCGATAAAATTAGATAATAATCGATATGTATCTGCAATCAAAGATAGTTTTATCAGTGTGATTTCTCTTTTGATTGTGGGTTCTGTTTTTCTTTTAATAGCCAATCTTCCCATTAGTGGATACCCAGAATTTATGGAGTCGATTTTGGGAGAAAATTGGAAGACGTATTTTACAGTAGCGAACGATGTTACTATGAATATAATGACAATTTATGTTATTATTGCAATGGCAAAAAGTTTAGCTGATATCTATAAAATGGATAATATATCTGTTATTTCATCTGTTCTTGCAGCATTTTTTATGTTGACACCAATGGTTGAATTTGAAGAAGGTGCTCTTGGAATTCCTGTATCAAATCTTGGTGCTAGTGGATTGTTTTTAGGGATAATTACAGCGGTATTTGCTGTAGAACTTCAGCGTTATATTGAAGGAAAAGGCTGGACCATTAAAATGCCAGAATCTGTTCCAGAAAATGTATCTCGATCTTTTTCTTCTTTAATTCCTTTATTTATCATTATTGCTTTCTTTAATATCATTCGCATTTTATTTTCCCTTACGGGATATCAAACAGCACAAAATTTTATTTATACGATTTTACAATTGCCCTTATTAAATCTAGGAAATACATTAGGTGCAATGTTGATTGCAGAGCTGTTTGAGCAAGGATTATGGTCTTTTGGGATTCACGGTTCTAGTATTGTAAGTGGAATTATGCAGCCAATATGGTTAACACTTACAGCAGAAAATGCAGCAGCATTTAATGCAGGAGAATCCATTCCTTATATTATCAACTATCAATTCTATTCAAACTTTATTAAAATTGGTGGTGCTGGTGGCACTTTAGGATTGGTTTTGGTTATGACATTTTTTGCTAAATCAAAACAGTATAAGGCATTAGGAAAACTTGCTGTTGGACCCGGAATTTTTAATATTAACGAACCTATTATCTTTGGAATTCCTGTTGTATTAAATCCTATTATGTTAATTCCTTTTATCATTACACCATTGGTGTTAGCATCAGTAGCCTATGTTTCTATGTCTATAGGATTAGTTCCCTATACCAATGGAACCAATCTTCCATGGACGACACCACCAATTATTGCAGGACTTTTATTAAGTGGTTGGAGAGGGGCATTATTAAATATTGTTCAAATATTTATTTCTGCAGGAATTTATTATCCATTCTTTAAAATTGTTGACCGTATGGCATGGAAAAATGAACAGGAAATGGAACAAGAAATAGAGATATAAGAAATATAAATTGATGAATGATAGCTTAAATAAAAGTAAAAATAAGGGGTTTTGAACTATGAAGAAAGGTGGTAAAATAGATGTACTATAAAAAATTAAAAGATTTTCCAAAAGATTTTCTTTGGGGAGCTTCTACTTCAGCCTATCAGGTAGAAGGAGCCTGGAATGAAGATGGAAAAGGGCTATCTACACAAGATATGTTAACGCCTCCAGAAAATACAACAGATTTTAAGGTAGCCAGTGACCACTATCACCGTATGAAGGAAGATGTACAATTATTTGCTGAAATGGGCTTAAAGGCATATCGTTTTTCCATTGCATGGAGTAGAATTTTACCGGAGGGAAGAGGAAAAATAAATCAAAAAGGAATTGATTTCTACAACCGATTGATTGATGAATTATTAAAATATAATATCCAACCAATTGTAACCATGTTTCACTTTGATTTGCCTTGGAGTTTGGCAAAAGAAGGTGGATGGATCAATCGTTCTATTATTGAAGATTTTAAAGACTATGCAAAGATTTTATTTGAAAATTTTGGGGATCGGGTGAAATACTGGCTTACTATTAATGAACAAAATATGATGGTTTTAGCAGGAAATCTTTTAGGAACCAAAACATCAAAAAATCTGCAAGAAACTTATCAACAAAACCATCATATGCTGCTTGCACAAGCAGAAGTAATGCGTTTATGCCATGAAATGTTACTCGATGCCCAAATTGGTCCTGCGCCGAATATATCACCGGTATATCCTGCGACCAATAAACCAGAGGATATGTTAGCAGCGGAAAACTGGGCGGCGCTTCGCAATTGGTTATATTTGGATGCTTGTGTGAAAAGAATTTATAATCCAACTGCTTGGGCGTTTTTAGAAGAGAAAAAGATACTTCCTAATATGAAAAAAGGGGATTTGCATATTTTAAAAGCTGGGAAACCTGATTTTATAGCATTTAATTATTATAATTCCACAACGGTATCTGCCTCTTTACCTGATGATTCTGTGAAATATGATAAATATGACAAAAAGAAAATGATCAGTGAACCCGGCGTTTATGAAGTGGTAGAAAACTCTAATTTACCAAAAACTCCATTTAATTGGGAGATAGATCCAGTTGGATTTCGTATTATATTAAGACAATTATATGATCGCTATCATTTGCCTTTGTTGATCACAGAAAATGGAATAGGATTATATGATGAGTTAGACGAAGACGGGAAGATTAATGATGATATTAGAATTGATTTTTACCAGCAGCATATTATGGAAATGCAAAAAGCAATGACTGATGGGGTAGAAGTATTGGGATACAATCCATGGTCAGCTATTGATTTGGTTAGTACGCATGAAGGCTTTAGAAAAAGATATGGTTTTATTTATGTAAATAGAAAAGAATTTGATTTATTGGATATGAATCGTATTCCCAAAAAGAGTTTTTATTGGTATCAAAAATTGATTCGAGAAAATAAAGTACCAGGGAAAATAGTAGTATAGGAATCTAATATTTTACTAAGAGAGTTAGGATGTGGTATCATGAATGAACAATTGATAGAATCCATTAGTTTTCAGCTTATTAGTAATATAGGAACAGCCAAAAGTTTTATAATGGAAGCGTTATATTCTGCTAAAGCAGGAAATTTTGAATTGGCTGATAAAAAATTAAAAGAGGCAGATCAGTATTTTACAGAAGGACATAAAATACATGCTTCTTTAATTCAAAAAGAAGCGTCAGGAGAAAAATTAAATTTTTCACTTTTAATTATGCATGCAGAAGATCAACTAATGAGTACAGAAACCATTCGAGAATTAGTAAAAGAGATGATAGATATTTATAGAAAAATACAGAAGTGAATAAAACTTCAAAAAGCCTAATGGGCTTGAAGCCCATTAGGCTTTTTGAATAGAAAAAAATAATACCAAAAAATTCTGAAAATGTTAAAATAATTGACAAAGTAAAAATTATTTAATATACTAAGGAACAATATAAAAAATCTATTTATCATTTCTCTCATATATCCCTAGTAATAAGGTCTAGGAGTCTCTACCAAACAACCGTAAATTGTTTGACTATGAGTGAAATTTACTCAAGTATAAATACCGTATTTTTGCTTATTATAAAAATATAATAAGTAGAATAGAGTAGCTAAACCAGACGAGTATGTTTCACTCAGAAACTTCTTGTTTGTGTTTTTTTATTTCCTTAGTATTCATTATATTTCTATTTAGAGAGGAGCGTTTATTATGCAAAAATTTGTAAAAGATGGGCTTACTTTTGATGATGTATTATTAATTCCTGGAAAATCCGAGATTTTGCCTACACAAGTAGATACTTCTACGCGGTTAACAAAAAAGATAAAATTAAATATTCCAATTATGAGTGCAGGAATGGATACAGTAACCGAAGGACGTTTAGCAATTGCTATTGCGAGAGAAGGCGGAATTGGAATTATTCATAAAAATATGTCCATAGAAAAACAGGCAATGGAAGTAGATAAAGTAAAGCGTTCTGAAAATGGAGTAATTGTGGATCCTCTTCATTTAAGTCCAGAACATTTGATTGCAGATGCTTTAGAATTAATGGAACGATATCATATTTCTGGAATTCCCATTACTAAAAATGGAAAGCTTATAGGAATTATTACCAATCGGGATTTACGTTTTGAAACAGATATGTATAAAAAAATAGAAGATGCTATGACATCAGAAAATTTGGTAACTGCTCCTGAGGGAACAGATTTACAAGAAGCAGAAGCCATTTTGAAGAAACATAAGATTGAAAAATTACCTATTGTGGATGCTGATGGAAATTTAAAAGGTCTTATTACCATTAAAGATATTGAAAAAGCCATACAATACCCAAATTCTGCAAAAGATGAAAAAGGAAGATTATTAGCAGGGGCAGCAGTAGGAATTGGAAAGGATAGTATGGAGCGTATTGAGGCATTAGTGGATGCACAAGTAGATGTCGTTGTCATAGATACAGCCCATGGACATTCTAAAAATGTAATAGAAATGGTGAAAAGAGTAAAATCAATTTATCCTGATTTACAATTAATTGCAGGAAATGTTGCTACTGGTGAGGCTACAAGAGAATTGATTGAAGCAGGAGCAGATGCTGTAAAAGTAGGAATTGGACCGGGATCGATTTGTACTACTAGAGTAGTTTCAGGAGTAGGAGTACCACAGATTACTGCTATTTATGATTGTGCACAAGTAGCTGATAAATATGAAATTCCAGTGATTGCAGATGGTGGAATTAAACTTTCTGGAGATATTACCAAGGCCATTGCAGCAGGAGCGAGTGTTGTAATGATTGGAAGCCTTTTTGCGGGAACAGAAGAAAGTCCAGGAGAAACTATTATTTATCAAGGAAGAAGTTATAAGGCATATCGAGGAATGGGTTCTATGGCAGCTATGGAAGCTGGTAGTTCTGATCGATATTTTCAAGAAGGACAGAAAAAATTAGTCCCAGAAGGGGTAGAAGGAAAAGTACCTTACAAGGGAGCTCTATCTGATAGCATTTTCCAAATGATCGGAGGATTGCGTTCAGGAATGGGTTATTGTGGAACTGCTAGCATAAAAGAATTAAGAGAAAAAGGACAATTTATTAAGATTACCCCTGCGGGGCTACAAGAAAGTCATCCTCATGATATATCTATTACCAAACAACCACCGAACTATAGTATTTAATTTATAAAATAAAAATTAAATGGATAAGGATGTGGATCAATGGAGAAAGAACTTGTTTTAATATTAGACTTTGGAGGACAATATAATCAATTAATTGCAAGAAGAGTAAGAGAAGCTGGCGTTTATTCTGAAATTGTACCATATGATATTTCTATGGATGAAATTAAAGCAAAAAAACCCAAGGGAATTCTTTTTACAGGAGGGCCTTCTAGTGTATATGGACAAGATGCTCCTAATGTAGATTTAGAAATTTTTAATCTAAATATTCCTATATTAGGAATTTGCTATGGAGCACAATTAATGGCTTATAAGTTAGGAGGAAAAGTAGCTCGTCCTCAAAAACGAGAATATGGGAAAGTAGAATTAAATTTACAAGGAAAATCTAAATTATTAGAAGGATTAAAGGATAAAAGTATTTGTTGGATGAGTCATACGGATTATATAGAGCAAGTACCTGAAGGATTTATTGTTACTGCAACAACAGATTCTTGTCCAGTGGCTGTGATGGAAAACCAGGACAAGCTACTTTATGGAGTCCAATTTCATCCGGAGGTAGAACATACGAAAAAAGGAAAAGAAATTTTAAAAAATTTTCTTTTTCATATTTGTAAGTGTAAAGGAAATTGGACTATGTCTACTTTTATTGAGGAACAGATAGAGAAAATACGAGATAAAGTAGGAAATCGAAAGGTTTTGTGTGCTTTAAGTGGTGGAGTAGATTCTTCAGTAGCAGCAGTATTGGTACATAAAGCTATTGGAGATCAGCTAACTTGTATTTTTGTAGATCATGGATTATTGCGAAAAGATGAAGGAGATCAAGTAGAAAGAGTATTTAGACAGCAATTTCATATGAATTTTATTCCAGTGAATTATGAAGAACATTTCTTAAAAAAATTATCAGGAATAGAAGATCCAGAAAAGAAAAGAAAGATTATTGGAAATGAATTTATTCGAGTGTTTGAAAAAGAGGCTAAAAAATTAGAAGGAATCGATTTTTTAGTACAAGGGACTATATATCCTGATGTAGTTGAAAGTGGAACCAAAACAGCAGCAGTGATTAAGAGTCATCATAATGTTGGAGGTTTGCCAAAAGATTTACAATTTGAACTAATAGAGCCCCTAAGAACTTTGTTTAAGGATGAAGTAAGAGCTGTTGGGGAAGAATTGGGAATTCCAAGAGATATTGTATGGCGTCAGCCTTTTCCAGGGCCAGGATTGGCTATTCGAGTATTAGGAGAAGTAACCAAGGGAAAATTGGAAATTTTAAGAGAAGCAGATGCTATTCTAAGAGAAGAAATTAAAAAAGCAGGGCTAGACCAGGAGATTTGGCAGTATTTTGCAGTTCTTCCAGGGATCCGCAGCGTTGGGGTTATGGGGGACGAACGCACCTATGATTATACCATAGCACTACGGGCAGTCACCAGTTCTGATGCTATGACGGCAGACTGGGCACGAATCCCCTATGATGTATTAGAAAAGATATCCAATCGAATTGTCAATGAAGTACAGCACGTTAATCGTATTGTATATGATATCACTTCTAAGCCTCCAAGTACTATTGAGTGGGAATAGTTAAAAATAAAAGGAAAAACTGATAAAACCAATACTTGTAGAGGTTAAAAAATAGAGGTTAAAAAACCTTGATTGGAACGAAATTGGGTAAAAAAGTTTTTTAGAATAACTTAATAAATAATGCCAACTGGCTTACAAATAGAAACACCATAGAGATCTGAATAAGAATCTATGGTGTTTTTTAGGCTCTTTGTCAAATGGTGTTGGTGAAGAAAAATAAAGAAACATCTCCTGATTCATTATTTTTATTCTGGTTTTATTAAGAGCCCTACTAAAGAGCTGGACAATATGAAATGTATCAATAATAATTTTAGCCTTAGGAAACAGGACTTTAATTAGTGAAATATAAGGACTATACATATCGATAACAATAGTTTTAACAGAGAGCCTTGCTTTTTTAGAGTATCTTAAAAAGTAGTTTTTAAGTACATGAAGCCTTCTATCTTCTACAATGTCAACAATATTTCGAGAAGTAGAATCACAAAAGAGAAAAGACATACTACCAGCAGCTGACTTAACCGATTTAAACTCATCAAAACATAGATGTTTTGGAAGAGAATAATATTTCGGCTTGTAATGGTCATAGAAACCATCAATATAATATTCTCATCCAAAACACATCCACAGTGATAACAAGCCTGTGGTCTGTAAGATAAAGTGCCATGGAAAACTTTAGAATTAACACCCTTCACAAGCTCTTCCCTGCAAAAAACTTCATCAAACTTTATATTTTTCCTCTTTTAAATTTAGTAAATTTATTATAAAATGATTATGAGACAAATGACAACATTCCTTTAAAATGTGGTTTTAGACGATTATATTTTATCAGAGTTTTGTCATTTGTCTCAATTTTTTGTGCAAAAAAGGTGTGAGTTTTTAATGATATGCTCCCCTTAAAGTAGACAGACGAAATAATAAAACTGTTTATAGAAAGGGGAGTTTTATTTATGAAACCCAAAAAGAAACACTCTTTTAAATCTAAGCTAAATATATTGCAAAAGCATTTATGTCATGATATATCCATAACAGAACTCAGTGGTCTTTATCAGGTTTCTGAAACAACTTTACGCAGATGGTTATATAGGTACGAGACTAATGGCGTTGAGGGACTTAAAGATTCAGAGACTTGGAAGAAGTATTCAAATGCGAAAACTAGAAAAGGAAAATGAACGTCTTCGTGCAGAAAATGATTTTTTAAAAAAGCTACAGGAGATTCAAAGGAGGTGAATATTAGCGAAGTAACTCAAGAAAAAAAATACTTCGCTATTTCTGAATTACATAAAGAAAAATCTTACTCTATATCAAGTTTATGTGGTATTGCTGGAGTTGCACGTTCATCATATTATAAATGGCTTAAACGACAACCTTCAAAACGTGAAAAGGAAAATACCAAGCTATCGGAAGAAATTAAAGATTTATATGATAAAGTGAAAGGAATTTATGGATATAGAAGAATAACTATTAATATTAACCATAAGTTAGATAAAAATTATAATCATAAACGTATTTATCGTCTAATGAAAATTATGGGATTAAAATCAATTATTCGAAAGAAAAGAAAAAGGTATGGCAAATCAAAACCACAATATATTGCCGAAAACTTGTTAAATAGAGAGTTTTCAGCTTCTAAAACCAATGAGAAGTGGGTAACTGATGTGACAGAATTTAAATATGGAAACAATAGCAAAGCATACTTATCTGCTATATTAGATCTATATGACAATAGTATTGTTTCTTATGTTATCAGCAATAAAAATGATAATAAATTAGTTTTTAATACGATAGATCTTGCTATAGAAGCTAATCCTAAATCAACCCCTATGATTCATAGTGATAGGGGGTATCAATATACATCTCATGGCTTTAAAAAAAGAATTCAGAATGCAAATATGGTGCATAGTATGTCTCGACCTGGACGGTGTATTGATAATGGACCTATGGAATCCTTCTGGGGTATATTAAAAAGTGAGAAGTATTATTTAAATAAGTATAATAATTTCGCGGACTTAAGAAGAGATATAGATAATGATATATATTTTTATAATTATAAAAGATTGCAAAAAAGATTAAACAGCCTCAGTCCCGTGGAGTATCGAGCTATGGCTGCTTAATATTTTTTATATTTCCACTGTCTACTTGACAGGGGGCAGTTCATTAATCACCCACACCAAATATTATAGAGCCATTATAATGCCAATAAAATGTGGGATGCAGTTAGCTTTGTCGCCCATCAATATGAGATAAGTCCACCAAGACAGTATCTAAAGAGTCTCAATTGGAAGGGAGATAGAAATGCAATTCGAAAACTTCTTCCAACTTATTTAGGAGCTGATGATACAGAATTAAATGCCTGGATCATGGAGCATATGATTTTAGGTTTAGTAAAAAGAGTTTTTGAACCAGGGTCTAAATTTGATGAGATGATGATTTTAGTTGGTGGTCAAGGAATAGCAAAATCTATCTTTGCTAGATATTTGGCTATTAAAGATGATTGGTTTTGTATCATTGAAAATATTCAAGGTAAAGATGCTGTTATGAATCTAATGGGGAAGACAGTTGTAGAAATTGAAGAGTTTGTTGCCTTAAGAAATGCAAAATCAGCCAATGAAGCAAAATCATTTTTATCTAAATTAAGTGATAGAATAAGAATTCCTTATGAGAAATTTTCAACTGATGTTCCTAGGACTTGCATTTTAATAGGCACGTTAAATGAACGAACTTTTTTAAATGACCATACAAGGGAGAGAAGATATTTACCTGTAGAATGTCATAAGGAAAATAGAAAGAAGGCGATCTATATTGACAAGGATTTTCAAAGAGAGCAAACAGAGAAAGAATATTTAAATTCAATCCGAGAAGATTTTAACCAGGCACTTGCCTATGGTTATAAACTCTATAAAGAGAAAAAACATTCCTGGAGCATACCAAAAGAGCTGCTTGCAGATCTCTATCAAGAGCAAGAAAAGTTTAAGTATCTTAATCCAGATGTTGAGGATATTCGCTATTTTTTAGAAGAGTATAAACCAAAAACACAGGAACCAAATCTAACTTGTTTTAAGGAATTATCCATGTATGGTTATCAGATTAAATCAAAATCTTTTTCTGAAATCATGGATAATTATTTTCCAGAATGGAAGCCAGTTCGTTCATCAAAGACTAAAAGAATTTCCCCTAGTGGAGTATCCATACCTGTAAAACTTTATTATGAGAGGGAAGAAAAATTGTAACTTTGTAACCTTGTAACTTGTAACCGAGTTTTTAAAAGTACTTAAATTGGTCAAGTAAAACTAAAGGTGAGTGATATCAAGGCTTATAGAAACTGAGATAAATGCTAATGCCTAATTTGAAGACCTTTGAAATAGTGAGTTACAGTTACAACTCCCCTGTGCCTATTTCATAAAAAAAGAGAAGAAAGATAAAATTGTAGATTAAATAAGAAAACCTTAATAGCAAGCACAGTAAGTGTAGACACACTTACGAGAAAAATTGAGGAAGCGGACCTAAAGGTTCGCTTTCTTCAACTAAATTTTTTACTTGTTCTTATCAGAAAGATTTAGGGGAAACCCCTAAGACCCTGTTGTATAGAGTTAAACGATAACATCTTACAACTGTAAAAAGGTCTGAAGTATGATATAATAAATTAAATATGGGCTAACAATTTAATTGTAAATATTAAAAAAGGAGATAAAAAATATGCAAGATTTTGGGAAAATAATTTTAAAAATAGATGAAGTCTTAGAAGAGAAAAAGATAAGTAAAAACAAATTAGAAAAAGAAGCAAATCTTCAAAGGACTCAGCTTAATTCATACTGCAATAATAAAGTTAAGCGATTAGATTTAGTTACAATAGCAAAGATTTGTTATGTTTTAGATTGTGAAATAGAAGATATTATGGAGTATGTTAGGTAGATAAATTTAATATATTGAAGATGAACTAATCCTATTGTTAATTATTGGAGAATTTGAATTTATTTTAGTAACTTTATAATCTTGTAGTAAGCAGATTTGCTATATCCAAAAAAATACTAAATAAGGACTTTAACAGAAGGATAAGATAGAATAAAAAGGAGAGATCAGTATGACGTGAAAAATTTATAGCCAAATAGTTAGTTTTATATGGAGCATTGCTGATGATGAATTAAGAGATGTTTTTGTGAGGGAAAATATAGAGATGTCATCTTACCTATGACTGTAATAAGAAGATTAGATGCTGTACTAGAGGATAGTAAAGAAGAAGTTTTAGAAATGAAGAAAAAGCTTGATGAAATGGGAGTTTTAAATCAAACAGAGGCACTTTGTTCCGTATCAGGTCAAGCCTTCTACAATGATTCAGCATTTATACTTAAAGATTTAACTTCAAGAACTAAAAAACAGCAATTAGAAGCAGATTTTATAGCTTATTTAGATGGTTTTTCACCAAATATACAAGAGATATTAGAAAAATTTAGATTTAGAGAACAGATTAATGTTATGACGGATGCAGATGTTTTAGGAGGAGTAATAGAAAAATTTGTAAGTCCTAAGATAAATCTAAGTCCAAACCCAGTCTTAGATGATAATGGAGATATACTATTACCAGGACTTGATAATCATACTATGGGGATAATTTTTGAAGAACTAATAAGAAGATTTAATGAAGAAAACAACGAAGAGGCTGGGGAACATTTTACGCCAAGAGATGCTATAAGACTTATGACTGACCTAATGTTTAAGCCTATAGCAGATAAAATAACTAATGGAACTTACCTTTGTTATGATGGAGCATGTGGAACAGGTGGCATGTTGACTATAGCAGATGAAAGACTTAAGGAACTGGGAGAAAAAAATAAGGACCTTTCAATATATCTTTATGGTCAAGAAAGTCAACCAGAAACCTATGCCATAGCTAAGGCTGATATGATTTTAAAAGGTGATGGATCACAGGCTGGCTGATAATATATCTTATGGCTCAACCTTGTCTGTAGATGCAAATCCAAATATGGAATTTGATTTCATAATATCAAACCCACCCTATGGAAAAACCTGGTTAAGTGATGCAAAAAAATGGGTGGAAGAACTAAATTAACAGACTTTAGATTTGTTGTTAGCTTTGGAGATGAGGAAGAGTTTAGGATGGTTCCTTTTCAATCTGATGGCCAAATGTTATTTTTAGCCAATAATATTGCTAAAATGAAGCATAGCACACCACTTGGAAGTAGGATAGTTCAAGTACATAATGGATCATCCTTATTTACTGGAAATCCAGGAAGTGGAGAGAGTAATTTAAGAAGATATATAATAGAAAATGATTATTTAGAGGCAATAATAGCTCTACCTGAAAATATGTTTTATAATACAGGAATAGCTACTTATGTCTGGGTTCTTTCCAATAGGAAGGAAGATAGAAGAAAGGGTAAAATTCAACTAATAGATGCTACCAGCTTTAAAAAGCCTCTTAGGAAAAATCTAGGTGATAAAAACTGTGAAATATCAGAAGAATTAAGAGAAGAAATAATCAAAATGTATTTAGACTTTGAAGAAAATGAATTTAGTAAAATATTTAATAATGAAGAGTTTGGATACTATGAAATAACAGTAGAGAGACCCCTGAGATTAAAGGTGAACTTAAGCCAGGAAAATTCAGAAAAGCTAAAAGAAAGCCTAAAGAAGAATGATAAGTATATATATGACTTAGTATTAAAGTTAAAAGAAGAAGAGGGAAAAGAAGAATATTTAGACTATAACCTATATATAGAAAATTTAGAAAAGCTAGCAAAAGAAGAGGATGAAAAGTTTTTAGCTAGGCATAGAAAACTTATACAAGATAACCTAACTATAGCTGATAAAAATGCTAAAAAGGTGATAAAGTCCTCAAAGAAAACAGGCAAAGAAGATCCTACTTATGGAGTATTTAAAGATAATAATTTATATATAGAATATGAACAAGATACAGACCTAAGAGATACAGAAAGGATTCCTTTAAATTATAATGGAGGAGTAGAAGGGTTTTTTAAGGAAGAGGTTATCCCTTATGTTGAGGATGCTTGGATAGATGAAAGTAGAACTAGAATAGGCTATGAAATAAGCTTTACAAAATACTTCTACAACCCAGTAAAACTAAGATCATTGGAAGAAATAGTAGAGGATATAAAAGCTTTAGAAGAACAAACAGATGGCTTATTAGATGAGATAATAGGGGGCTAGATAGAAATGAAATTTAAGCCTTATGAAGAATATAAAAAAGTAGATCTACCATGGATAGATGAGATACCAAGTCATTGGGAGATAAATCGTGGTAAAAATATATTTAAAAAAGAAAAAAGAAAAGTTCTAGATAAACATGAAGTTATAACTTGTTTTAGAGATGGTGAAGTAACATTAAGGAAAAATAGACGTAGTAGTGGTTTTACTGAATCTCTTAAGGAAATAGGATATCAAGGAATAAAAAAAGGTGATTTAGTTATCCACCAAATGGATGCATTTGCAGGAGCTGTAGGTGTTTCAGATTCAGATGGTAAAGGTTCACCAGTATACAGTGTATGTAATGGGAAAATTAGTATAAATAACTCATATTATGCTTTTGTAATTAGAGAAATGGCAAGGAATGGATA harbors:
- a CDS encoding helix-turn-helix domain-containing protein, giving the protein MKPKKKHSFKSKLNILQKHLCHDISITELSGLYQVSETTLRRWLYRYETNGVEGLKDSETWKKYSNAKTRKGK
- a CDS encoding N-6 DNA methylase gives rise to the protein MTVIRRLDAVLEDSKEEVLEMKKKLDEMGVLNQTEALCSVSGQAFYNDSAFILKDLTSRTKKQQLEADFIAYLDGFSPNIQEILEKFRFREQINVMTDADVLGGVIEKFVSPKINLSPNPVLDDNGDILLPGLDNHTMGIIFEELIRRFNEENNEEAGEHFTPRDAIRLMTDLMFKPIADKITNGTYLCYDGACGTGGMLTIADERLKELGEKNKDLSIYLYGQESQPETYAIAKADMILKGDGSQAG
- a CDS encoding IS3 family transposase; translation: MNISEVTQEKKYFAISELHKEKSYSISSLCGIAGVARSSYYKWLKRQPSKREKENTKLSEEIKDLYDKVKGIYGYRRITININHKLDKNYNHKRIYRLMKIMGLKSIIRKKRKRYGKSKPQYIAENLLNREFSASKTNEKWVTDVTEFKYGNNSKAYLSAILDLYDNSIVSYVISNKNDNKLVFNTIDLAIEANPKSTPMIHSDRGYQYTSHGFKKRIQNANMVHSMSRPGRCIDNGPMESFWGILKSEKYYLNKYNNFADLRRDIDNDIYFYNYKRLQKRLNSLSPVEYRAMAA
- a CDS encoding helix-turn-helix domain-containing protein, which translates into the protein MQDFGKIILKIDEVLEEKKISKNKLEKEANLQRTQLNSYCNNKVKRLDLVTIAKICYVLDCEIEDIMEYVR
- a CDS encoding HsdM family class I SAM-dependent methyltransferase; protein product: MGGRTKLTDFRFVVSFGDEEEFRMVPFQSDGQMLFLANNIAKMKHSTPLGSRIVQVHNGSSLFTGNPGSGESNLRRYIIENDYLEAIIALPENMFYNTGIATYVWVLSNRKEDRRKGKIQLIDATSFKKPLRKNLGDKNCEISEELREEIIKMYLDFEENEFSKIFNNEEFGYYEITVERPLRLKVNLSQENSEKLKESLKKNDKYIYDLVLKLKEEEGKEEYLDYNLYIENLEKLAKEEDEKFLARHRKLIQDNLTIADKNAKKVIKSSKKTGKEDPTYGVFKDNNLYIEYEQDTDLRDTERIPLNYNGGVEGFFKEEVIPYVEDAWIDESRTRIGYEISFTKYFYNPVKLRSLEEIVEDIKALEEQTDGLLDEIIGG
- a CDS encoding VapE domain-containing protein; this encodes MWDAVSFVAHQYEISPPRQYLKSLNWKGDRNAIRKLLPTYLGADDTELNAWIMEHMILGLVKRVFEPGSKFDEMMILVGGQGIAKSIFARYLAIKDDWFCIIENIQGKDAVMNLMGKTVVEIEEFVALRNAKSANEAKSFLSKLSDRIRIPYEKFSTDVPRTCILIGTLNERTFLNDHTRERRYLPVECHKENRKKAIYIDKDFQREQTEKEYLNSIREDFNQALAYGYKLYKEKKHSWSIPKELLADLYQEQEKFKYLNPDVEDIRYFLEEYKPKTQEPNLTCFKELSMYGYQIKSKSFSEIMDNYFPEWKPVRSSKTKRISPSGVSIPVKLYYEREEKL